ATCTTGCAAACAGAAAACCGAACCATCTATCATGTAGGATGGATTAAAATCGAAAAAAATCCaagaaaaccacaaaaaaaattgataaaaattcCAAATGTCTGACCTTTGAAAGCTAAGTCAACCCACCAACCTACCACCTTTCATGGAAGTTTCATCACCAGaagaacaaaacccaaaaaccaaaattcaaaaacaaacacacaacacacacacacacacaccaaatCAAGAGCAACACAAAAACCCCAAACGAAAAAAAAAGCCCTCCTTTGGCTCCAACCTCGTCAAGCCAAAAAGCCCAGGGCCACAAACACAGTCAACACGCCATGAAGACGCAACCCATTAGACAAAAAGACGAAAGTAGCCATTGGGAAAGAGAAAGGCAGCTCCTTTTTACCTGAGGAGGCAGAAAGGTGGCGGTTCTTGGAGCTGGGACAGAGGCAGCGGAGAATTAGAGGCagttgtaaatttaattaaattccctggaaaaagaaaagaaaaaaggattgGGATTTTAAAGGAAGGGAGGGTGGTCAgcgaaggaagagagagagtgtgtgtgtgtataattgtATTTGTGTCTCATGCATCTAccaccttttgtttttttatttttttatttttttattttttttaagaagagaGGGGTGGTGGTACTGTGGTAGGACTGATGAAGAGGGACAAGTCTCCTTAGAGAGAGAGCAATACCTGCGCGTAATTTGGTTTAGGGTTATAATTCCAGTTTTACCCTTTGAACATTTGCGATTGGTACCTTGGTTGGTTGACATTATATTTGAGATGCTATGAGTTGACCAATATACCCCTTAATAATTTTGGTCTGGGGTCTATGGGTTGATGATGTCTCCAAATCCAATCATGCTTGCTTGCGGGTGAAGCAGAAAAGGGTTTTCTTCTaaaaaattttcttcttttgggtaAATATTTGTTCTAAAAGTTGTTGAAGCCCCATGTGGTGGATAACAAAGTGAGAGTCATAAGATATGTCTTGGTTAATTAAGGCAAAACCCTTATTAGGAAGGTTATATTTCCTTCTTTGTCCCTTTGATTTGAggttttcttttccttgtttGTCGAAACAATTAGGGATGCTATAAGGAGGGAGATAACCAACGATCAAGTTATCCATTTCAAGCAATAATATACCTGGTGAATTCGCAACACCACAGTCTCCAATACCAATGGGCGTACCAAAGCCAATCCTTCATCTAGTTTTTGAGCAACTCTTGTTTAGTAACATGgaattgtaaaaaataaatctaACCTTTCCAAAATCGGAAAAATGAAGTCATAGCTGACTTTAATAGTAAGTTTCTCCTCTTTTGCATAAACAATATGCTCAACTTTACAACAGGTCCAAGTCCAATAATGAGCGTCATCTTTTCTATGCTAGCAGTGACCACTATTAATAAAGATGATTAATCCATATGATTCCCTTATTAGAATCCATATAGAACACCAAAATAGTTTCCTTATCAAATTATAAGCAGTAAAAACCAGATTACATACTAAGTCTATTTCCATGTAATTAGGACAAAATAATCCTACTTTCATAAGACTTTTATGCACCAATTTGAATCAATCAGCTATAACAATTACTTTCATACTCATATTCTTACAAGAATATGAATGAAAGAAGTAATGTTCACTCCTATTTTCATGTGATCTTATTACTTATTGACACGTTAAGGAATTAGAACAAAAAGGGGCTCCACACAAAATCAAGAATCAAACGCCTAATTAATTGGAATGAGGATCTTTATATGGTTGATACATATTCTTTGCCTTATTCGGAGTATGATAAGACGCATGCATTAACCGAGAAAATCATTATCCCCAAATGCCAACCTCATTAGAACTATTTTAGAAAACATTTCAAGTTCGAACCTAtacatgtatttttatttctcacacgtgaacgttgaataaaaaattgaacaataaaaagGGTAGTCCCGCCATCCGAACGGAAATTCCGAGTGCCGTGCAGGTGGGATAACGAAACAGAGCGAGGGCCAAAGGGGTAAAAGGGTAATTAAAGAGATAGCGAAGGGTGGACAAAGAGGGGGTTAGGAAATTATTATTAGTGTTGCGTTGGTTGGTGGCGAGCGAAGGGCACCGACGAAACGGTGATTGGGTGGACGGCCTGCCAGCATATAGATAACGTCCCGCCAACCACACCCCTAATTCCGTACTTTTACAAATCAACCCTTTTCTAGAACCATAAAGTTTATTTTCTGCCTAATCATTGCCCTAATCAGTACTCAATGCGTCtaatcaaacttaaaatttgtTGCACATGCGTTCCTCCATTTGAACTTGATATATAGCGATGGCTATCACTGTTTTTAAGAGAGTGACTTACGTGAAACAAAAATGTTAAGATAATAATGTTTCAAATTAATTATgagagtaaaaattaaaaaatgtgacAAATGAAAGATTAGAAACACCATCGCCCTAAGTCTCTAAGGGTGGCATTATGAGATCATTGTGCAAGAGTTGACAAACATGTTTGGCTAGGTTACACTTTTGATCTCGATATTctaactttatttttgttttaagtacttcatgcaattttttttttccaaataataCTTAAGTATTCACTAGTGGCTGCTCTATATGCtctcattttaattttgatccaatgatattttaacacatgttttactactttaaaaaataatagacatgttaactaatttttcttaggctctaaaacaaaaaaacatgtgacatttttttaattgagcCAAATTAGAAAATGAGTACCTaagtaatcttttttttttttttggctaatgCTAGGGTAaccaaaaattttaaaccatatttgcaaaccaaatgacgTGATTGTAgaatgtaagatcccacatcgcccaggggtgatgatcttgtaagccttatctgtatattctcatctctatctagcacaaggccttttgggagctcactggttttgggttccgtaggaactccgaactTAAGTGAGTACGgggtgagagcattcccaagatagGTGatctactgggaagttctcgtgtgagttcccataaacaaaaccatgaggccggggccggggcccaaaacggacaatatcgtgctacggtggagttgagcccgggatatggtgagggcccgggttgggatgtgacaatttggtatcagagccaatccctggttgGAAGTGTGttgacgaggacgttgggcccctaaggggggtggattgtaagatcccacattgcccaggggtgatgatcatgtaagccttatatgtatattctcatctctacctagcatgaggacttttaggagctcactggttttgggttccgtaggaacttcgaaattaagcgagtacggggtgagagcattcccaggacgTCGGCACACTTCCAACCAGGgattagctctgataccaaattgtcacatcctggcccgaaatgcccactaggactccgaatcgagctgtgttggctgaCACCTGGGAGGTGCCGAAGCCAAAAAGTGTGATGATgtggaaaaatgtgaataaatttaaacctaagagtgtctaaataccagagtgcacTGGTGAGCAGGAATGAACCCACTTCACACGTGACGTTAAAGCATAAGTAAGTACGGTGGAGTGGATAAGAATTATACCCTTAAAAGTAACCACCTATCCTGAGATTTGCTAATAATCctcgtcgggcccctaaggggggtggattgtaagatcccacatcgcccaggggtgatTATCTTGTAAGcctatatgtatattctcatctctacctagcacgatgccttttgggagctcactggttttgggttccgtaggaacttcgaagttaagcgagtacgGGGTGAGAGCATTCtcaggatgggtaacccactgggaagttctcgagtgagttcctagaaacaaaattgtgagggcgtggtcagggcccaaagcgaacaatatcatgctacgatggagtcgagcccgcgatgtggtgggggcccggggcgggatgtgacatagaATGactggattattaattaaatgttaaattaacgtgcttgtttcttattggtgacacatcatttagcttgtaatttagtttaaaaattttggtcttcctagcattatcctctttttttttttttttttcatactaaTGCACTTGAAGTTAGAGAACCTTAATAAATAAGTACTTGTCAATAAAGCTTGTCAATGAAGTTAAATGAAATAGAAGACTTCATTATAATCCTTGccaaatatgatttttagactaaaaccatgagtaagatcaaaatataattttagtccctagatacattaataaccttatttattaattacatttgcatttttttaattatttatccttTTTCTTCgtaattttaatgtattaatcttatttcattataattataattttcatttcatttatcgtaatttgttgtaaacatttagataaactaatttttgttatacaatatatttcgatgtactttgtcttcttcatttaggtacattaaattcattataatacatttcggtgcatacatttaaGTGCACACATTTAtgtacatacatttcgatacaaacatttaggtacattaattcaatataatacatttcggtacatacatttcggtgcatacatttcagtacacacatttaggtatattaatttaatataatacatttcagtgcatatatttcagtacatacatttcagtattaatatttaaatacattagttcaatataatatattctggtacatacatttaggtacattaattgagtctaACACCAGgtttgttttaaatttcaatcttcttgaaggattaaagttaaaaaacccTGCTTCGATATGTACTTGACTCTATTTTGAGGCATTTTAACAAGGTCAAATTGAAGTCTTTGTCGTCAATTTATTACGATGTTCTTTACTTTCGCGTTAAGATATTTtatcaaacttcttgttatGTTTTAAGCAACATGTggtaattgaataaaaaatatgagcaATTATCTACATTGAACTGAATCTGTCAGTGATTCTGACCAACTTCATTAAATGACTACATATGGCTTATTTTGATGGCGAACTAAACATGTACTATTGGAAAAATTAAAACGACTACGGGAAAAATTAGGCCAAACAACACTGGTCAAAATGTTGCCCAAAATGTAGTGGCAAAAATCAGTTGAGTCAGTCGTGTACTTGAGCATCTTTTACTTCGCATTGTTCCTGTTCATAGATGCCCAGGTGGTCAACTTTGGTCCCTTTCACATGGCCCACTCTTTCTCGGACGCATGAAATCAGACGCCACGTATAACATGATAGCCACATACCGGCCGTCCGATAGAATGGGGGTAAGAGGGTCTAGTCAAGTCATATGTATGTTTTCAGCGAACGAAACAAAGATCTCCCGTAGTCTGAATCGTTCATGATGTCATGACATAAAGGCGGGCTAACATTGGAAACTGCGTGTAGTCggtactcttttttcttttttttgttgtcgAAAACGATGGTTTATTAAGCAGAAAATATGTTATAGGCTAACTCAAGGGAAGACAAAATTACTCAAAACATACTGGGGAAATCAGAAACGCAAAAGCCTAATCCAATAAGCAAACAAACTAAGATCCTCATCCCTATCCTCCAAACAAATAAAGCAGCTCCCGTCGTCGCCGTTGTGAACATCTTGCCAGCATCAAGGCAACAACACTAGAAAAAACAGCTGAGTGGTCAACTCGACCAAGACATTGTAGCACAAAAGTTACAAATTTGTAACCAAAAGCACACCACAATCAGATTTCGTCATCAGAAATGTGAAACTAAGAAATAGTCACTGGATCCAAATTTCATTCATCAACCCCtaaaaatatatagaaaaataGTAACACATACATAAAGGTGAGGCTAAGGGTTACCTTACTTTGGTTGAAGTTGCAGAACACTTGGCCTCGAGGGGATTTAAGCATGCTGGTCGGGGAGGGAAAATGAGGGAGGGAAATAGATCTGGCATCCATTTTAGGTTCAGAGCCCACACATCAAAGGAAAGGATGGGGGTGGGGATGGGTCATGAAGAAGGGAGGTAAATGGAAGGGATGGGGGGAGATGGAGGTTTGGATTTGATAAGGCACGAACATAGGAGAGAGAGGGTGGAAAACTAAATAACAAAAGgcaatgaaaactaatgaaaaacgCCGGAGATGCTGCGATGAACACTAAGAAAGGGTCATGAAGGCCAAATTCGAGACAAgctcaaaagaaaatttgagacCAATTAAGCTCAAAGAAAACTGAGACAGagctaaaaaagaaaattgaaatacgAGAAAAAGGGAAGAAGATAAGGAGGAGAAAAAAGGGGGTTGCCACCGGCACCCAAGCCAAAGGGCTAGGGTCGGCAAATGTGTTTGTGTTTTCGGTGAGAGAGATCCATGTTGGCTATTTCTTAGTCAGTACTTTACATACAAGGTTTTGATATGGAATAAGATGCCTCATTAATCACGAGAGTAATGGTACATGTATTATgtttagggaagtgttattgatactccaaaaatctcattctacacttctcacaagtgtatttttctttccaaatatagaaagtttggaatgtagaatgagatttttggagtgccaataacaattccctatgtTTATATATCTTACTCTGAATAAAGATGAAATTTGCTCATATAATTGAGTTTTTGAAGAAAGTACTCATACAATATGACATATGGAGAGTAACTCAACTCCTTATAAACCTATGCATGCTCGTTCTCAACAGTTCTAATTCTATTAAAATTCCATTATTTAAGTAGTATGACTCATTAGTTTCTATGTATGtcgaagcaaagaaaaaaacagcTTTTAAAATTGTCCAAAGTTAGAAGACGAGGGGCATACCATAAATCACTTATCCACTTTGTTTTTGGAACGAAGTTTCTAAGAacataaattttctttaaagGAATTTatgtgtcaaaaaaaaaaaaaaaaaaaaaaaaactttcagcATGGGAGTGACTTATACAATCTTTTTCACTTCGTGCACACCTCTTGTTATTCTGGATCTTTTTCACTTCGTGCACACCCCTTTTATTGAGCATAATGACGTAAATCGGGCCTTAATGAGGTTAAATGTAACGTCAATTCAACTTTTTCAATCTGAAAAGTGCATTGTTAAAAAAGATTAAGAGCTTGTTTGgatatacttttaaaatgactgaaagcgcttttggtgaaaatgtttttggaaccaattcttagtaaaaatataaggaaattctagaaagcacttttaagtgcttttgaaataaaaacatattttctctaaaagcattttcagttattttaaaaatatatccaAAAGAGCCATAACTCTATCATTTTGACGTGGTTgctttattcaattcaattgcTAAAAAAATTTGATACGTTGGTGGATAAATAATCTCTCTTTAAGAAACACCCTCCAAACAAGAAATTGGCCTTTTTTATTAATCATAAAGAACTTAGTTGAGCTTTTTCTCTTTTATATCCGAAAATTTGTCCAGTAATAAGACGATGTTGAGGCGGGTACTGATTAAAAACCCGGCCCACCAAATTTCCCACTTTAAAAAAACCCGCCGTACCTCCGCATTCTAACCGCAGGTAGCAGAAGCCAGAgaaaaattagggttagggttttctcAATCGTTAGTGCCAAATCGGCTAAGCAGAGTAATCGCGACAATGATCTACGACGTGAACTCCCCCCTCTTCCGATCCTTCCTCAGCCAGAAGGGTGGCTCCTCCGACAAAAGGTCTTACCCTATCCTcaatcttctctctctctctctctctctctctctctctctctctttatgcTTTTGGGGTTTATCTTTCTTGTAAAATTGGGGCATTTTGTTTCGATTATTGCGTATATATTTTTGGTAACGAAAACTTTGGCATTCTTATTTTGTTGAAATGAACGTAATGAAAAGACTACAATTTGTTGTTGATAATTTGGGATTTCAATCAACCCAAGGAATAAGACTTTTTATTCAAtttcatgcatttttttttcttaatctttCCCAGCTGAGGTTTTGCTCTAATTTGTATGTCAGTTGTGTGTTCTATCAAAAAGATTGTTTTTGATATCTGTGGATGGGAAGTTGATGATTCATGGGTTTTTCGTAGCAGTCTTGTTTAGTTTAGCTTTTGCATCGGCGTTACTAAACTCAATTTCACATTTGGGTTTTGTGTATAAAGTACACGCATAATCTATTCGAATGCAAGGTTTTATGTATATAAAGAGTATGTATGTTAAATGTGTGATCGGTTGCTAGTTTTTAAGGTGCAGCTCTCCGTTGTTCTTTTTGCTTATATAGTCTCCCAACATTACGTGTTGAGAGAGCTTTGATACAAACTTGTTCGTTAACCGCTGTAGTGGaactcatttttcttaattgaAGCTGTCTTGAATTATCCCCTTTGGATACTTTGAACTTTATTACGCAATTTTAGATGGTGTATATGGGTTGTTAATTTTTGGAAAGTTGTATTATCTGAtaagaaagaaagggaagttaATGTCTCGATGAGTGCTTCTGAAGGGTATAGCAGCTTTCAGTAACAGGGCTCCCCttctatatatttatttttcgtGTTCCTTCAGTTCTTGCTGTGCTCCTTGAAACTTTAATATGTAGAATTGCATACACTATTAGGCTCTGATGGTTCTTTTTCTATTTGGTGCCCTCTGCCCTTTTAACTTTTTCCgtgtttcttttttcctttcctgTTCTGTGCGATCGGTTTGTTTTCATTAGATGCGTCCTAACATATCGTTTTATTTTGTTGGGAACTATAGGAAGTTGGAAGAGCAGAAGCCGAAGGAGCATCGACCAAAGGCCAGTGAGAATAAGCCTGTTATGAATGAGTGACAACAGATTGACATATAAGCTATGAATTGGTTTAGGACCCTTGGTGTTGTTAACTAGATGAGTACTATGTGTTTAAAACAAGATTATTGCTACGTATTGGCTTTTTGGTAACTTCTTAAGCAAAAACATTTATAGTTATATGTACTTTTGACCTTTGGAATTATGATTTACGCTCATTTGAGTTGCACACAGAGCAACCCAGAAGGCCAAATGACCAGAAAACTCAGTAAAACAAGCCACGAATGGGATTCCTGGGCCGCCCAttaagaataagaagaaaacaAGCCATTTGGGTATAATGCGACGAATTTaagacactatttttttttttaatttttgacacaAATTTTTGTGCGTTTTACTTACTAATGTATTTGGATCTTTTCGAGTTTTCCGTCTAGGGTGTTTTTTGTCgaattgtatttgtttattttcttttactaCATATGAATGCTTTAatggttttttatttgtctaattttttacgAGGATGAGGGAAGATTTAAAATATAGATAGTTTGGATCGAAATACATTATGGAGTGGGTTTCACAAAAACCTGTGCCAAAgttgtgttaaaaaaataatgtcaCGGATCTGCCTCTATGTGTGAATTGGTGCTTGCAATTGAATGGTTTGAAAAGTGAAATGTTGTGAAGCTAAATAGGTTGTGAATTGGTGCTTGCAATTGAATGGTTTGAAAAGTGAAATGTTGTGAAGCTAAATAGGTTGGTTTTGAATTCAGCAAGAAGTAATGGATTGGTTTCAAAATTTAGCAAGCAATGGGTGGGTGTTAGCTGTTAGCTGAATTCGATCgagagacagagtgagggacTGAAGGCATAGTCCCGAACTGTACCgaaaaattgacttttttttttcggaaATATTGAATTTTTCTGTTCGGTTTTTGGTTTTCGAAATCTCGTCACGAAAGAGATCGGTATGGGATTCCGTTTATACTTTTAGGATCGGGGGCTTATTCTTTatttagagcatcttcaatgaAAAATGCCTAAAATGGGGGcatattctattttttgttGTCCAAAAAGCTCTGAAAGATgtaaataaaatgcaaatttACGTACTTTGGAGATCTTACCAgttaaagagagaaaaataaatgaaatctCAGAGCatttccaaaggagatgtcaaaattacCACGTAGGCATACAACAGCAAAAAATGGCAGCAAACTCTCTCCAGCCGAGACTTCAATTTCTTATGTGGCACTGAGCCATTTGAAGGCAAAGccttttgctgtcaaatttgacagcagatgtcaaattcattaaatgatttttaatagattaatataatatataataaatgttgttatgtttttgaaatatttgattggttgacTTAATTACTAGActccacaaaaagataaaaagtttattaaatgacgttattatttaacatatcggGTGGAGCAAAATATTgtaaaaaatgtcaaattgcCATATAAGCTATcaactatcattttgatgtttaaaatttgacatctcatttagATATACTCTTAAATTTGCATCTTTTTCATTAGAGTA
This genomic stretch from Pyrus communis chromosome 2, drPyrComm1.1, whole genome shotgun sequence harbors:
- the LOC137726959 gene encoding wound-induced basic protein — encoded protein: MIYDVNSPLFRSFLSQKGGSSDKRKLEEQKPKEHRPKASENKPVMNE